The genomic window GCATCCGCGCGTCGTCTCCGGCTCCCGTCACGGGGCCTCCTCCCCCTCGTCCACCGGCTTCGGCTCGGGCCGCAGGGCGGTGGCGAAGTCGTAGACGTCATCGAAGTCCGAACGCTTGTCGCTGGGGGTCTTGTCCAGGTCGCCGGACCGGATCAGGTTGTAGACGATCTCGCCGATGTCGGACGTCGAATGCAGCCCCCACCGCTCGAGGACCGTCAGGGCCATCGGCCCGTAATAGCGGAGGGCGACCTGGCGGGCCGCCAGGCACAGCTCGCGTCCGGTGACGTGGCCGGATTGCCGCTCCGAATCCCCCTCCTTGCCCTGGATCGATTCCCGCTTCTTCTTGCGACGGGTCCCCCGCAGGCGCTCCTCCCGCTTCCGCCGGGCGCGGAGCTTCCGGCTCCTCGCGAGCTTCAGGCCCTCGAGGACGAACGC from Aquisphaera giovannonii includes these protein-coding regions:
- a CDS encoding Minf_1886 family protein, producing the protein MDIRDQLARVIATDSRYTIEAYAFVLEGLKLARSRKLRARRKREERLRGTRRKKKRESIQGKEGDSERQSGHVTGRELCLAARQVALRYYGPMALTVLERWGLHSTSDIGEIVYNLIRSGDLDKTPSDKRSDFDDVYDFATALRPEPKPVDEGEEAP